In the Scyliorhinus torazame isolate Kashiwa2021f chromosome 4, sScyTor2.1, whole genome shotgun sequence genome, one interval contains:
- the LOC140410229 gene encoding NACHT, LRR and PYD domains-containing protein 3-like has protein sequence MDTDPNSTFIEFLTKCEDHQLFQLTKFYRDRLEQAIEEGVDGLSSLLTYERIFNGQEHRNVTELVEKGNRADSSKLLLNLVMEKGSRAQRVMWESFVKMCHGVPKLDKLLKEIQELGSDPFDYMNIAQGLSKLSSCLKDVQQKHKETLRVQTETLKVNTILIKEKVKIFQLVDRYAELTIISTVRDRILVEHELLARGRDHEEWREKDLQRELEKIQTNQLFQSSFSERNSKSGSSAVVSGVPGIGKTTMVQKIVYDWATGKIYPNFQFVFSFKFRDLNTIDCRINLRNLILDQYPYFGNVLGELWKNPEGLLFIFDGLDEFKVGIDFADNRRNTEPLSMCTDPECWCEVSDIVYSLIQHKLLPGCSVLVTSRPTELHLLEKAEISVWAEILGFVGDERKEYFNKFFEDQTVAEAVFKHVEENEILYTMCYNPSYCWILGLSLGPFFTQRDRKQQQVPKTITQLYSYYIYNILKNHGREIESPRDVLLKLGKMAFTGVSEKKIVFRNGDLIDYNLQPSQFLSGFLMELLERDDSVQSVVYTFPHLTIQEFVAALAQFLTPDPRDIGKLLREAHSEEDGRFEIFLRFVVGLSSPQAARPLEQFLGPFHQTTCRVIDWVKEKVEGQIGKRESITSKVNVLNTLHYLFELQNKALAQATVGSIETIIFYGFVLTPIDCMVLSHVIELSETIKHLDLRYSYIQYEGLQRLGPVLHKCQGLRLGRNELGDSGVKLVSAALRNPDCKIQELELKNNALTDSCVEDLASALSTNWSLTVLNLGSNKLGDSGVKKLLVALRNPDCNIQELGLESIGLTDHCAQDLASAFSENKSLTFLNLKSNFLTDQSVPAFCQFILTCKSLEQIHLGQNHFSLQGKRHLESLQESRLNLKLKLT, from the exons ATGGACACAG ATCCGAACTCCACTTTCATTGAATTCTTGACAAAGTGCGAGGATCACCAGCTGTTCCAGTTGACAAAATTCTACCGGGACAGACTAGAGCAggcgattgaggaaggggtggatggactcagCTCATTGTTAACATACGAGAGGATTTTCAATGGTCAAGAACATCGG AATGTCACTGAGCTGGTGGAGAAGGGAAACCGGGCAGACAGTTCCAAACTTCTCCTAAATCTGGTGATGGAGAAAGGATCTCGGGCTCAAAGGGTGATGTGGGAATCCTTTGTGAAAATGTGCCATGGGGTCCCAAAGCTGGATAAATTACTGAAAGAAATACAGGAACTTG GTTCTGATCCATTTGATTACATGAACATCGCACAAGGTTTATCCAAATTATCCAGTTGCCTGAAAG ATGTtcaacagaaacacaaggagacacTCCGGGTACAAACTGAAACACTGAAAGTGAACACTATCCTGATAAAGGAGAAGGTTAAGATTTTCCAGCTGGTCGATCGATACGCTGAGCTAACGATCATTTCTACTGTTCGAGATCGGATACTTGTAGAACATGAACTGCTGGCAAGAGGCCGAGACCATGAAGAGTGGAGAGAGAAAGATCTCCAGAGAGAACTGGAAAAAATCCAAACTAATCAATTGTTCCAGAGCAGCTTTTCCGAGAGAAATTCCAAATCTGGGAGTTCAGCAGTAGTGAGTGGAGTCCCGGGAATTGGAAAAACAACAATGGTACAAAAGATTGTTTATGACTGGGCCACTGGGAAAATATACCCAAACTTTCAATTTGTTTTCAGTTTTAAATTCCGGGATTTGAACACTATTGATTGTAGAATAAACCTGAGGAATCTGATACTGGATCAGTATCCTTACTTTGGGAATGTTCTGGGAGAGCTCTGGAAGAACCCAGAGGGATTGCTGTTTATATTCGATGGTTTGGATGAATTCAAGGTCGGGATTGATTTTGCTGACAATCGGAGAAATACAGAACCTCTGTCCATGTGCACAGATCCCGAATGCTGGTGTGAAGTGTCTGACATTGTGTACAGTTTAATACAGCACAAGCTGCTCCCAGGATGTTCAGTGCTAGTGACCAGCCGCCCCACTGAATTACATTTATTGGAAAAGGCTGAGATCAGTGTCTGGGCTGAAATCCTGGGATTTGTTGGTGATGAACGGAAGGAATATTTCAACAAGTTTTTTGAAGATCAGACGGTGGCAGAAGCTGTTTTCAAACATGTGGAGGAGAACGAGATCCTGTACACCATGTGCTACAACCCTTCCTACTGCTGGATCCTCGGTCTGTCACTGGGTCCCTTCTTTACACAAAGAGACAGGAAACAGCAGCAAGTTCCCAAGACCATCACCCAACTATATTCCTACTATATTTATAACATTCTGAAAAACCATGGCCGGGAGATTGAAAGCCCCCGCGATGTGTTACTGAAGCTTGGTAAGATGGCCTTCACAGGAGTCTCCGAGAAGAAGATTGTGTTTAGAAATGGAGATTTGATCGATTACAATCTGCAACCTTCCCAGTTCCTGTCTGGATTCCTGATGGAACTTTTGGAGAGAGATGATTCTGTCCAGAGTGTGGTTTACACATTCCCACACCTCACCATCCAAGAGTTTGTAGCTGCGCTCGCACAATTCCTGACTCCAGATCCCAGGGATATCGGGAAACTCCTCCGTGAAGCCCACAGCGAGGAAGATGGGAGATTTGAGATATTTCTCCGTTTTGTTGTTGGTCTCTCCTCCCCACAGGCAGCTCGGCCCCTGGAGCAGTTTCTGGGTCCATTTCATCAAACAACCTGTCGAGTGATTGACTGGGTGAAGGAGAAGGTTGAAGGACAGATCGGAAAGAGAGAATCCATAACTAGTAAAGTGAATGTCctaaacacattgcactatctatTTGAGTTACAGAATAAAGCACTGGCCCAGGCCACAGTTGGATCAATAGAAACAATTATATTTTATGGATTTGTACTGACTCCAATTGACTGTATGGTCCTGTCTCATGTCATTGAACTCTCGGAGACAATAAAACACCTCGATCTTCGTTACAGCTACATTCAGTATGAAGGACTCCAGCGGCTGGGCCCCGTCCTACACAAATGCCAAGGGCTGAG ACTTGGAAGAAATGAACTGGGTGATTCAGGAGTGAAACTGGTGTCTGCCGCTCTAAGGAATCCAGACTGTAAAATACAGGAACTTGA GCTGAAGAATAACGCTCTCACAGATTCTTGCGTTGAAGATCTTGCCTCTGCTCTCAGTACAAACTGGTCACTGACAgttctcaacctgggtagcaataAATTGGGAGATTCAGGGGTGAAAAAACTGTTGGTGGCTCTTAGGAACCCTGACTGTAACATACAAGAACTGGG GCTGGAATCTATCGGTCTCACAGATCATTGTGCCCAGGATCTTGCCTCCGCTTTCAGTGAAAACAAGTCACTGACATTTCTGAACCTGAAATCAAACTTCTTGACAGACCAATCTGTCCCTGCTTTCTGCCAGTTTATACTGACTTGCAAGAGTCTGGAGCAGATCCA TCTGGGGCAGAATCATTTCAGCTTACAAGGAAAGAGACATCTAGAGTCGCTGCAGGAATCCAGACTCAACCTAAAGTTGAAGTTGACATGA